ACGAAATAAACAGACCGACCCTCAATTAGTGAGAGAGGCATGTGTAAAGGATCAATTCGGACCAACTATAGCATTGAAGTGATAAATAATTCTGTAGTAGATGATGGATTTTCCACCCGCTAATCCTAAACCTAAAAGGGACCGACCTGTGGCGCAGCAGTCAACGGTCTTAGCCACATATGATACTCAATGCCAAGTCTACGGTTTTGGGAATAGAGGACAGTACTGTACGTAATGTACGTACTAATTCCATATTCCATGCAATAGTTAATAGTTAGGGGGGACGATTAGTAATATCCTAGACTCAAGTAACAAGAGATACATACAATATCAAGAATCCAAGAAAATAACCGAtgttctattaaaaaaaagattttgTTCTGTACAGTAGTGGAAGGATCCCTTCCAGTCTAGAACCATCAGAGCCAAGGGGTTCGCCCCTCTTACCACCATTAAGCATCCGACGAGTTGATGTAATACAAAGGCGTGGCGTCGCATTAGGACCTCTCATTCCTAAGGAGATGTATCATATTACAATTACAGCATTCTGTACCAATGCAATGGTGTGTACCACGTACTATTGAACTCAAAGTCACGATTAAGTCCTGTCCATCCATCATCACTCTTCTCGACCATCTTCTATTTCTTGTTATCTTTAGGTACCTTGTCTCCCGGCTTATGTATAGTTTCCAATACCAGTATCCACTACTGCAACTTAAGTATTTATCActgctttccctttccaaAGTGCTCTCTTGTTACTCCCCGTCATATTTCACCCCCTGATTCGGCCCCATCCACCCGCGGTTAATTTGGCCCGCATTCTGATCTCATCGCCGCTTCGAGCAGCCAGCTAGCTTCTTTGTCGCTCACATGGCCACAGCGACTTTATTATCACCATTCTGTTCCCCTCCCCGCTCCAATAACTGAGGGTCTCACAGCCTACCGCTCCACTTTGACCCTTCTTGTTTCCACTTGGGAGTCTCACCCGGGGTAACTTCAAATCTCTAATTTATTCTCTTACTACTATCTTTCGGTCACTTCGCGTCGTCTCCGCTTTCTTATCCGGCATTCCGCAGCCTCCCCCAGATTCCCAGATTATCGACTGTCAAACTTCCCCATTTTGACCTTCCTCATACCAATTCCCATTCTCGGTGGAGATGGGTAATTCACAGACAAAAGAGGCCCGGCCACCCTTTACTCCAAATCGCCGAAGCCATGGCGGTGGACATGGAAGATCACCGTATGGCGACAGACATCATTCAGAGGGCTCCAGATCAACACGAGGCAGTAGACCAGATCTCTCCATTCTCGGAATAGGCGGAAGCTCAGAAAGAGATGTTGCGACCCTCGAGCATCGCCGAGAAACGAAGCAAGAGCGAGAGGCTCGCCGTTTGGAGAGGGAACGGGTGGCTCGGATTAAGGAACGGGAGCGTAGTATGAGGGAAGAACACGTCGATGGAGGTTACCTAGTTACGCAGGGTGTCTATACGGGAACGGAAGATTTCAACAAGGCTGTGGTGAGGCAGTTAATGGTAATATGGAATTCGCGCCAACTCTTTGATGCGATCAAGGCTAATTCTTCAGCGTAGATCGAACGACGACTTGCGCCCTTCTGGAGAGGCCTTAACGATTTCTCTGATTCTTGGACGGAGCATCAGCTAATGGCTGCCGCGCGAGGCCTGCCCATTCCACCGCCCGATGAAATCCCTTCAGAGCTAGAGTATAAGAATCCACCGAAAATCACAGAAGGGGCAAAGGAGTCGACTGATACGAAAGGAATTCAACATCTGACGGTTCCGATCACTTCAAGGTCACAATCCTATGGCTCCGATGCGTCCCAATCATCCACCCCAGCCCACTCCTTACCCTCCCCCACATCACCCCTAGCCTCAGGAACTTCGAGTTCGCCATTGTTTCGCACTCGGGCAAAGACACTCGCCTCTCTCACTACATCTAAACATGGCACCCAAGCCGACCCAGCGCCCCGGGAGATACAGCTCCCTCGCGACCCATTTGTCAATGGGCAGCCCATCGAGGCATACCTTTATAAAGACGCGGCTGAATGCCCCATCTGCTTCCTCTATTATCCTCCTTACCTAAACCGAACGAGGTGTTGCGACCAACCTATCTGCTCTGAATGCTTTGTACAGATCAAACGTCCCGACCCGCATCCTCCTGAGCATGGAGATTCCGATCCAAATGCccctgctgcagctgccGAGGGTGATGCTGCCGACAACCAGGATAGTCAACTTGTCTCGGAACCTGCAGCCTGCCCATTTTGCGTCCAGCCTGAATTTGGAGTGACATATGCGCCGCCACCCTTCCGCAGAGGACTCACATATGCTTCAGACCCTAGTGCCCGCCCAAATTTCACTTCCCCTGTATCGTCTACatcttcactttcttctgGAAATGTTACAGCTGTTACGGGCCGGAGACGCGCTGCATCATTGTCTGCAAATGACCCTACGGTAATCACGACCGATAAGGTCCGTCCGGATTGGGCTCAAAAACTGGCCAACGCTCGTGCGCATGCTGCGCGGAGGTCTGCAGCGGCAACCGCTCTCCACACTGCAGCATATCTGATGAACTCGAACGGCAATGGAGGCGACTCTCGAACTTTCAATATTGGGCGGAGAGGCGTCATGCGGAGAGCTGGCGGTTCGGATCCCCACAGTTCTTCTAGCCGCACAGGCTCCCCGGCGCTCCAGGCTCTTGCATTCTTAACGGACCGACGCAGTGCTACAAACGACATGGACTCTGCTGAGGAAGGGTCTGGGAATATAGCGCCGCCACGCAATACTTCCCGGCGAAACCGTATTGACGAtttggaggagatgatgatgatggaggcGATTAGGCTTAGTTTAGCCAGCGAGGAGGAGCGTCGtaagagggaggagaaggaagcgaaaaaagaagcaaaaaaaagagaaaaggaggccaagaaggcGGAAAAGACTGCCCGTAAGACCGGCCTTTACAGTACCAATGCAAGTGGATCCGCTTTGGACGTACCTACAGGGCTAGGAAGGGTTGCGAGCAGCTCTTCCTCTGTTATCGGCGAGGAAAGTACGCCTGCTGGCAAGGGTAAAGAAGTGGATCGTGCATCCCCGGAAGCCCCCATTGATGCTACGTCTACATGTTCCGTTACTGCGCCCGCTAGTATGAATGCTGTATACCCGCCTATGAATTCGGCAGATCAACATCAGTCTATGCAATCTTCCGTCCCACAAACCTCACCCAGGGAGCTTTCGAAACCGTCACATTTGCGACATGTCTCAAGTGCTTCTTCatcgttctcttctcttgttgaATCGATGTCTGGCGATCACACTGGGACCACAGAGGGGAATGGCTCGTCTACAGAACCGCTGTTCAATTTTCGGAGTCTAGCTGCCGTTATCGGCGATGAAGACAAAAGGGAGGAATCTGCAGAGCATGTAGAAAATACGTTATCAAATCCGCAAGCTGAGGGGTCTGCCTCGCGGTCCGTGCTTCCAGTGGATCATGCGCATACTGATGACTCGGTCTTTAATGCTGATGCAGCCACGCCCGCTGGATCGGACTTCGCGCTACAAGAGAGTCAAGGATATATGATACCTAAAGAGCTTGAAACACGTTCAGTCGAGATCACCGACTCTACGGGGAATCCCCAGGCCACGTCTTGAAGGTGTCAGAAGACTACCCCTTTCGTTGACATCATTACCATAACCCTCTTTTTGATTTACCTTTTTTATATGATCGTTTGGctgtgggagaagaaatgaGAGATTAGTGGTGCGAATTTGTCGGCGCAGGAGGCTTTTTAAGTGAAAAGCGATATTGCATTCCTTTTTCAgtcttttccccttttctttctacGTTTGCTTGAAACTCTCATGATATTTGTATTCGCATGACCGGACCGGacgtttctttctttatatacatacattgGCATAGAACTTGTGTTACTTGATTGACGGTTCGTTCATATGTGTCGGGCGAGGTAGGCAGCCAGATTGCATACATACTACTCGATAGTGATGGCTAAGTTGTGCGTGCTGGCAAGGGCATTCTGCTTTGAGCAGGGTACAGATTGATTTGTCCCATGCTAGTAGTCAGTCTGAATAGATTTTGGGAGTGATTTATATTGTGTTTTTGTAAAGAGGGCGCATCGATATACACAAGGGTGATAGGAGGACAAGTGGAAAGGGAGTGAGTGGCTGGTGGGGGGGGAGAGCAGTCAAGCGAGTCAAGTcagtaagaaaaaaaaatcaaatcaaggaaatgaatgaatggatggCGGGGTTTAGCAAAAAACGAATTATAATTCCGatgcggggaatcgaaccccgagctGCTGTGTGAGAGACAGCGATGTTAACCATTACACCACATCGGAGTGGATATGCTAATAgttctagtattaataattcaTAAGACTACTAAGGCTAAGGCCTCAGATCTTATTCTAGGTTTTCTTTAGCTGCGACCTCACGCCACCACAACGATCTAATTCATGTGAAGAGggaggaaatgaaaaaatataagtta
This window of the Aspergillus flavus chromosome 8, complete sequence genome carries:
- a CDS encoding putative Zn-finger protein (Protein sip5), with amino-acid sequence MGNSQTKEARPPFTPNRRSHGGGHGRSPYGDRHHSEGSRSTRGSRPDLSILGIGGSSERDVATLEHRRETKQEREARRLERERVARIKERERSMREEHVDGGYLVTQGVYTGTEDFNKAVVRQLMIERRLAPFWRGLNDFSDSWTEHQLMAAARGLPIPPPDEIPSELEYKNPPKITEGAKESTDTKGIQHLTVPITSRSQSYGSDASQSSTPAHSLPSPTSPLASGTSSSPLFRTRAKTLASLTTSKHGTQADPAPREIQLPRDPFVNGQPIEAYLYKDAAECPICFLYYPPYLNRTRCCDQPICSECFVQIKRPDPHPPEHGDSDPNAPAAAAEGDAADNQDSQLVSEPAACPFCVQPEFGVTYAPPPFRRGLTYASDPSARPNFTSPVSSTSSLSSGNVTAVTGRRRAASLSANDPTVITTDKVRPDWAQKLANARAHAARRSAAATALHTAAYLMNSNGNGGDSRTFNIGRRGVMRRAGGSDPHSSSSRTGSPALQALAFLTDRRSATNDMDSAEEGSGNIAPPRNTSRRNRIDDLEEMMMMEAIRLSLASEEERRKREEKEAKKEAKKREKEAKKAEKTARKTGLYSTNASGSALDVPTGLGRVASSSSSVIGEESTPAGKGKEVDRASPEAPIDATSTCSVTAPASMNAVYPPMNSADQHQSMQSSVPQTSPRELSKPSHLRHVSSASSSFSSLVESMSGDHTGTTEGNGSSTEPLFNFRSLAAVIGDEDKREESAEHVENTLSNPQAEGSASRSVLPVDHAHTDDSVFNADAATPAGSDFALQESQGYMIPKELETRSVEITDSTGNPQATS